In the genome of Actinomadura graeca, one region contains:
- a CDS encoding FAD-binding oxidoreductase, translated as MNLDDQAEKELRATVAGVVARPGEPGYGEAVAIWNGSITRRPSIVVRCTGTGDVAAALKYARDAGLEVSVRGGGHGFSGFALTEGGLMIDLSPLTSVTVDPQARTATAGGGVNWGELDAATQAHGLALPGGMISHTGIAGLTLGGGIGWLCTLAGLTCDNLIGAEVVTADGTVHRVSEDSEPELLWALKGGGGNFGVVTAFTYKLTPVGPLVNFAMFFWRPEQGREALRAVRDFVPTLPADCGAFIAGTNAPNAPFVPEELRDRPGWLLAVVGFGDAEGHARAIAPIRELLAPAVEDVEAIPYTRLQGMFDHTGPWGAYSYEKAVHFDELTDEVIDVMVEHQPRKTAHLSFTPILVTAGAYHEVPEDATAFSGGRTGRYVVNVTAVCPDRETFDIDRAWVREYWEALAPHAVGEGSYINFMSEYEEDRVRAAYGPAKYERLAAVKAEYDPGNVFHLNANIKPVTSREAR; from the coding sequence GTGAACCTCGACGACCAGGCTGAGAAGGAGCTGCGAGCCACCGTGGCGGGCGTCGTGGCCAGGCCCGGCGAGCCCGGCTACGGAGAGGCGGTGGCGATCTGGAACGGGTCCATCACGCGCCGCCCCTCGATCGTGGTGCGGTGCACCGGGACCGGTGACGTGGCCGCCGCGCTGAAGTACGCGCGGGACGCGGGCCTTGAGGTGTCCGTCCGCGGGGGCGGCCACGGATTCTCCGGGTTCGCGCTCACCGAGGGCGGCCTGATGATCGACCTGTCGCCGCTCACGTCGGTGACCGTCGATCCCCAGGCCCGCACGGCCACCGCGGGCGGCGGGGTGAACTGGGGCGAGCTGGACGCCGCCACGCAGGCGCACGGCCTGGCGCTGCCCGGCGGGATGATCAGCCACACCGGCATCGCCGGGCTCACGCTCGGCGGCGGCATCGGCTGGCTGTGCACGCTCGCGGGCCTGACCTGCGACAACCTCATCGGCGCCGAGGTGGTCACCGCCGACGGCACCGTCCACCGGGTCTCGGAGGACTCCGAGCCGGAGCTGCTGTGGGCGCTGAAGGGCGGCGGCGGCAACTTCGGGGTCGTCACGGCGTTCACGTACAAGCTCACGCCCGTCGGGCCGCTGGTCAACTTCGCGATGTTCTTCTGGAGGCCCGAGCAGGGACGCGAGGCCCTGCGCGCCGTCCGCGACTTCGTCCCCACCTTGCCCGCCGACTGCGGCGCCTTCATCGCCGGGACGAACGCGCCCAACGCGCCGTTCGTCCCCGAGGAGCTGCGGGACAGGCCCGGATGGCTCCTGGCCGTCGTGGGCTTCGGGGACGCCGAGGGCCACGCCCGCGCCATCGCGCCGATCCGGGAGCTGCTCGCCCCGGCGGTCGAGGACGTCGAGGCGATCCCCTACACGCGGCTCCAGGGCATGTTCGACCACACCGGGCCGTGGGGCGCCTACTCCTACGAGAAGGCCGTGCACTTCGACGAGCTGACCGACGAGGTCATCGACGTCATGGTCGAGCACCAGCCGCGCAAGACGGCGCACCTGTCGTTCACCCCGATCCTCGTCACGGCCGGCGCCTACCACGAGGTCCCCGAGGACGCCACGGCCTTCAGCGGCGGGCGCACCGGCCGGTACGTCGTGAACGTCACGGCCGTGTGCCCCGACCGGGAGACCTTCGACATCGACCGCGCGTGGGTGCGCGAGTACTGGGAGGCGCTCGCGCCGCACGCGGTCGGCGAGGGCAGCTACATCAACTTCATGTCGGAGTACGAGGAGGACCGCGTGCGCGCGGCGTACGGCCCGGCCAAGTACGAGCGGCTCGCGGCGGTGAAGGCCGAGTACGACCCCGGCAACGTCTTCCACCTCAACGCCAACATCAAGCCGGTGACATCACGGGAGGCGCGATGA
- a CDS encoding aromatic-ring-hydroxylating dioxygenase subunit beta, with protein MTLDQIAGVRDTTEAMLLQYRVEQFLYREAQLLDGWLWDEWAELFAEDVRYWMPLRKNRLRRQRTADEAPQGIEIALIDDDHTALRTRVDQMKSGQHWAEDPPSRCRHLVTNVRVTPAGGERAGDGADGARSAGLRVRSNFIVYRNRLETEVDIWAGERQDVLRPAGDSFRIAARTILLDQNVVLSKNLSVFF; from the coding sequence ATGACCCTCGACCAGATCGCCGGCGTGCGGGACACGACCGAGGCCATGCTGCTCCAGTACCGGGTCGAGCAGTTCCTCTACCGCGAGGCGCAGCTGCTCGACGGCTGGCTGTGGGACGAGTGGGCGGAGCTGTTCGCCGAGGACGTCCGCTACTGGATGCCGCTGCGCAAGAACCGGCTGCGGCGCCAGCGGACGGCGGACGAGGCGCCCCAGGGCATCGAGATCGCCCTCATCGACGACGACCACACCGCGCTGAGGACCCGCGTGGACCAGATGAAGTCCGGGCAGCACTGGGCCGAGGACCCGCCGTCCCGCTGCCGTCACCTCGTCACGAACGTGCGTGTCACGCCCGCCGGTGGTGAGCGGGCCGGGGACGGGGCGGACGGCGCCCGGTCGGCCGGGCTGCGCGTGCGCTCCAACTTCATCGTCTACCGCAACCGCCTCGAAACCGAGGTGGACATCTGGGCGGGCGAGCGCCAGGACGTGCTCCGTCCGGCCGGCGACTCCTTCCGGATCGCCGCGCGGACGATCCTGCTCGACCAGAACGTCGTGCTGTCCAAGAACCTCAGCGTGTTCTTCTGA
- a CDS encoding aromatic ring-hydroxylating oxygenase subunit alpha — MALDAEYLSSLVNWKEGLISPEIFIDPEIYRLEQERIFGRSWLFLAHDSMIPKPNDFFATYMGGDPVLVVRQPDGGVEAFLNVCRHRGMKVCRAESGNTRTFMCTYHGWTYDTAGGLVGVPNLDDAYYNELSLKDNGLVKVAQIDSYKGLIFGNFDPSAPPLADYLGDLKYYIDGWVDHTENGIEVLPGVVKWTINANWKLAAEQFVGDTYHAPTSHASSLLMFGPAFAGKDGGHVAMREGHGESFLFERLTRFEDDPLGRYNETRSRAARERVGDRAEFVANFTAFPAFSGLPGSANIRVWHPKGPNKFEIWSFTVVDKDAPEAARRAQQVSASFTEGPAGVVETDDGENWGLIGHILEHGHQARKMAWNYEMGRGHTREHEEFPGEYGDSFFGEDGQRAFYRRWLEFMISKTWPTIPEEPGKPGGAELPEGSPSRAGGVR, encoded by the coding sequence ATGGCCCTCGACGCGGAGTACCTGTCATCGCTGGTGAACTGGAAAGAGGGGCTCATCAGCCCCGAGATCTTCATCGATCCGGAGATCTACCGGCTGGAGCAGGAGAGGATCTTCGGCAGGTCCTGGCTTTTCCTGGCCCATGACAGCATGATTCCGAAGCCGAACGACTTCTTCGCCACCTACATGGGCGGGGACCCGGTCCTCGTGGTGCGGCAGCCCGACGGCGGCGTCGAGGCGTTCCTGAACGTCTGCCGGCACCGCGGCATGAAGGTGTGCCGCGCCGAGTCCGGCAACACGCGCACGTTCATGTGCACCTACCACGGCTGGACCTACGACACCGCGGGCGGGCTCGTCGGGGTGCCGAACCTGGACGACGCCTACTACAACGAGCTGTCGCTGAAGGACAACGGGCTGGTCAAGGTCGCCCAGATCGACAGCTACAAGGGCCTGATCTTCGGGAACTTCGACCCGTCCGCCCCGCCCCTGGCCGACTACCTGGGCGACCTGAAGTACTACATCGACGGCTGGGTCGACCACACCGAGAACGGCATCGAGGTGCTGCCCGGCGTCGTCAAGTGGACGATCAACGCGAACTGGAAGCTGGCCGCCGAACAGTTCGTGGGCGACACCTACCACGCCCCGACCAGCCACGCCTCGTCGCTGCTGATGTTCGGCCCCGCGTTCGCGGGCAAGGACGGCGGGCACGTCGCGATGCGCGAGGGCCACGGTGAGAGCTTCCTGTTCGAGCGGCTGACGCGCTTCGAGGACGACCCGCTCGGCCGGTACAACGAGACCAGGAGCCGGGCCGCGCGGGAACGGGTCGGCGACCGGGCGGAGTTCGTCGCGAACTTCACGGCGTTCCCGGCGTTCTCCGGGCTGCCGGGCTCGGCCAACATCCGCGTCTGGCATCCCAAGGGCCCCAACAAGTTCGAGATCTGGTCGTTCACCGTCGTGGACAAGGACGCGCCCGAGGCCGCCAGGCGGGCCCAGCAGGTGTCGGCGTCCTTCACCGAGGGCCCGGCGGGCGTCGTGGAGACCGACGACGGCGAGAACTGGGGCCTGATCGGGCACATCCTCGAACACGGTCACCAGGCCAGGAAGATGGCCTGGAACTACGAGATGGGACGCGGCCACACCCGAGAGCACGAGGAGTTCCCCGGCGAGTACGGCGACTCGTTCTTCGGCGAGGACGGGCAGCGCGCCTTCTACCGGCGGTGGCTGGAGTTCATGATCAGCAAAACCTGGCCGACCATCCCCGAAGAGCCCGGGAAGCCCGGCGGCGCCGAACTGCCCGAAGGCTCGCCGAGCCGTGCCGGGGGCGTCCGATGA
- a CDS encoding pyroglutamyl-peptidase I, with translation MSVVVVTGFGPYAEEADNPSGAIAGRLDGRVSDGVIVRGLVLPVTTRGVREAIAAGLERHRPDALVLTGVAPGRTAPALERAAINVRDFPLSDNDGREPVDEPVQPGGPDGYLSTLPIKAILARWNAERIPGYVSNTAGTFLCNQAFYIARHLTRDTSTATGFVHVPVTPARAAGGGDRPVPSMPLELMERAVLLAAVVAATHEGGDLRLSAGAIS, from the coding sequence GTGAGCGTGGTGGTCGTCACGGGGTTCGGGCCGTACGCCGAGGAGGCCGACAATCCCAGCGGCGCCATCGCCGGACGGCTGGACGGGCGGGTCAGCGACGGTGTCATTGTCCGGGGGCTGGTGCTGCCGGTGACGACCCGGGGCGTGCGGGAGGCGATCGCCGCCGGGCTCGAACGGCACCGGCCGGACGCGCTCGTGCTGACCGGGGTCGCCCCGGGGCGCACCGCGCCCGCCCTCGAAAGGGCCGCGATCAATGTGCGGGACTTCCCGCTCTCCGACAACGACGGACGGGAACCGGTGGACGAACCCGTCCAGCCCGGCGGTCCCGACGGTTATCTCAGCACATTGCCCATCAAGGCGATTTTGGCCCGGTGGAACGCCGAGAGAATTCCCGGATACGTCTCCAACACCGCCGGTACGTTCCTGTGCAATCAGGCGTTCTATATCGCGCGGCACCTCACGCGGGACACCTCCACGGCGACGGGATTCGTGCATGTCCCGGTCACTCCGGCGCGCGCGGCGGGCGGCGGGGACCGGCCGGTGCCCTCCATGCCGCTGGAGTTGATGGAGCGGGCCGTGCTGCTGGCCGCGGTCGTGGCGGCCACCCACGAGGGCGGCGACCTGCGGCTCTCCGCGGGCGCGATCAGCTGA
- a CDS encoding alpha/beta fold hydrolase, whose protein sequence is MATIDADGVTIYYEDLGKGDPLLLIHGAAASGRWFGDLPARLAGKRRVIMPDLRGLGRSQRVAPLARPEIWVEDMRRVLDAAGVERADVAGVSLGSRVAGRLALESPERLRSLIVDAPIVGLSAHGNAALKNVFAVVDDDSEQGREWRDLHGDDWRDVVAFYGETRSAPRFQEYYTVRPHLGEITVPTLVCRGDHDDSVHPVDDAFVWHKESPHTELLISPGLTQSSVMKERPEEFLAALDGFLRRRETVTAP, encoded by the coding sequence ATGGCGACCATCGACGCCGACGGTGTCACGATCTACTACGAAGACCTGGGGAAGGGCGACCCGCTCCTGCTGATCCACGGGGCGGCCGCGTCCGGGCGGTGGTTCGGCGACCTGCCCGCGCGGCTGGCCGGGAAGCGGCGGGTGATCATGCCGGACCTGCGGGGTCTCGGCCGCAGCCAGCGGGTCGCGCCGCTGGCGCGCCCCGAGATCTGGGTCGAGGACATGCGGCGCGTCCTGGACGCCGCCGGAGTCGAGCGCGCGGACGTGGCCGGGGTGTCCCTGGGCAGCCGTGTCGCCGGGCGGCTGGCGCTGGAGAGCCCCGAGAGGCTCCGTTCGCTGATCGTGGACGCGCCGATCGTCGGGCTCAGCGCGCACGGGAACGCCGCGCTCAAGAACGTCTTCGCCGTGGTCGACGACGACAGCGAGCAGGGCCGGGAGTGGCGGGACCTGCACGGCGACGACTGGCGGGACGTCGTGGCCTTCTACGGCGAGACCCGGAGCGCGCCGCGTTTCCAGGAGTACTACACGGTGCGGCCCCACCTGGGTGAGATCACGGTGCCGACGCTGGTGTGCCGGGGCGACCACGACGACTCCGTCCACCCCGTCGACGACGCGTTCGTCTGGCACAAGGAGTCGCCGCACACCGAGCTGCTGATCTCCCCGGGGCTGACGCAGTCGTCGGTCATGAAGGAGCGTCCGGAGGAGTTCCTCGCGGCGCTCGACGGGTTCCTCCGGCGCAGGGAAACGGTCACGGCGCCGTGA
- a CDS encoding 2-keto-4-pentenoate hydratase: MESVRSGVDEQATRLLRAEDTVTDRGPLTDELPDLDLATAYRIQDETLCRRIERGEQLIGVKLGLTSQAKQRQMNVDRPVTAWLTDAMALPAAVPLPWDRLIHPRVEPEIVFVMGRRLAGPGVTAASALAAVDRVYGGLEIIDSRYRDFRFTLPDVVADNASSAYYVTGPLSASATALHLPLEACNLEVDGRIAATATGAAVQGNPAEALAMAANSLAERDHAIEAGSIVLTGGMTDAIPLTRGSTVTAHFTHLGAVTLRC; the protein is encoded by the coding sequence GTGGAATCAGTTCGAAGCGGCGTCGACGAGCAGGCCACCCGGCTGTTGCGCGCCGAGGACACCGTGACCGACCGCGGGCCGCTCACCGACGAGCTGCCCGACCTGGACCTCGCCACGGCCTACCGGATCCAGGACGAGACCCTCTGCCGCCGCATCGAGCGCGGCGAGCAGCTCATCGGCGTCAAACTCGGCCTCACCTCCCAGGCCAAGCAGCGGCAGATGAACGTCGACCGGCCGGTCACCGCGTGGCTCACCGACGCGATGGCGCTCCCGGCGGCCGTCCCGCTCCCCTGGGACCGCCTCATCCACCCGCGCGTCGAACCCGAGATCGTCTTCGTCATGGGCCGCCGCCTGGCCGGCCCCGGCGTCACCGCCGCCTCCGCCCTGGCCGCGGTCGACCGCGTCTACGGCGGACTGGAGATCATCGACAGCCGCTACCGCGACTTCCGCTTCACCCTGCCGGACGTCGTCGCCGACAACGCCTCGTCCGCCTACTACGTCACCGGGCCGCTGTCCGCCTCGGCCACCGCCCTCCACCTGCCCCTGGAGGCGTGCAACCTGGAGGTGGACGGCCGGATCGCCGCCACCGCCACCGGCGCGGCCGTCCAGGGCAACCCCGCGGAGGCCCTGGCCATGGCCGCCAACTCCCTGGCCGAGCGCGACCACGCCATCGAGGCGGGCTCGATCGTCCTGACCGGCGGCATGACGGACGCGATCCCGCTGACCAGGGGCAGCACCGTCACCGCCCACTTCACCCATCTGGGAGCGGTCACCCTGCGCTGCTGA
- a CDS encoding tectonin domain-containing protein produces the protein MARWEKISGALTAITSGSRTTVWGVNSAGSIYRYTGDDQNPWIRIEGGLIDIGAAPDGTVWGVNSAGNIYRYTGDQGTTHWRSIPGALARISAGSRTNVWGVNSAGGIYKYTNEDAEPWTRIEGALTDIGAAADGTVWGVNAAGNIYRYTGDQDTKRWINIPGKLVRIDAGSRTNVWGVNSAGGIYKYTGDDQNPWINIPGNLSDIGTGADGTVWGVNSQGEIYRYTGDQPG, from the coding sequence ATGGCTCGATGGGAAAAGATCTCCGGGGCGTTGACGGCGATCACCTCGGGATCGCGGACGACCGTCTGGGGCGTCAATTCCGCGGGCAGTATCTACAGGTACACCGGTGACGACCAGAACCCCTGGATCCGCATCGAAGGGGGTCTCATCGACATCGGCGCCGCGCCGGACGGCACCGTCTGGGGCGTCAACTCGGCGGGCAACATCTACCGCTACACCGGCGACCAGGGCACCACCCACTGGCGCTCCATCCCCGGCGCGCTGGCGCGCATTTCGGCGGGATCGCGGACGAACGTCTGGGGCGTCAACTCGGCGGGCGGCATCTACAAGTACACCAACGAGGACGCCGAGCCCTGGACCCGGATAGAAGGGGCCCTCACCGACATCGGCGCCGCCGCCGACGGCACCGTCTGGGGCGTCAACGCCGCGGGCAACATCTACCGCTACACCGGCGACCAGGACACCAAACGCTGGATCAACATCCCCGGCAAGCTGGTCCGCATCGACGCCGGATCGCGGACGAACGTCTGGGGCGTCAATTCCGCGGGCGGCATCTACAAGTACACCGGCGACGACCAGAACCCCTGGATCAACATCCCGGGCAACCTTTCCGACATCGGAACCGGTGCCGACGGCACCGTCTGGGGCGTCAATTCCCAAGGTGAGATCTACCGGTACACCGGAGACCAGCCCGGCTGA
- the ctaD gene encoding cytochrome c oxidase subunit I, whose translation MTAPVRGVKGVVVEWLATTDHKKIGYLYLIASFGFFSLAGLLAMLIRGELARPGLQLVSNEQYNQLFTMHGTMMMFFFATPLFAGFANVIMPLQIGAPDVAFPRLNALSFWLFFFGALIAISGFLTSEGAASFGWTGYPPLSDDTRSPEQGGDLWTAGLFLSGFGTILGAVNFLTTIVGMRAPGMTMFRMPIFTWNVLFTSILVLLAFPVLAAALAALWADRTLNTHVFDPANGGPLLWQHLFWFFGHPEVYIVALPFFGIVTEVIPVFSRKPLFGYLGMVGASILITGLSMTVWAHHMFATGRVLLPFFSFLSFLIAVPTGIKFFNWVGTMWRGQIVLQAPMLWALGFLVTFLFGGLTGVILASPPLDFHVHDSYFVVAHFHYVLFGTVVFAMFAGFSFWWPKMTGKMLDERLSKIHFWMLFIGFHTTFLVQHLLGAQGMPRRYSDYPDEFSALNLVSSAGAALLGLSTFPFLWNVWRTARKGQDVHVDDPWGYGNSLEWATSCPPPRHNFDSIPRIRSERPAFDLHHPHIGALQDPEDLREVPRRSE comes from the coding sequence CTGACCGCGCCGGTACGGGGTGTCAAGGGCGTTGTGGTCGAGTGGCTGGCCACCACCGACCACAAGAAGATCGGTTACCTCTACCTGATCGCCTCGTTCGGGTTCTTCTCCCTGGCCGGGCTCCTGGCCATGCTGATCCGAGGGGAACTGGCGCGCCCGGGCCTGCAACTGGTGAGCAACGAGCAGTACAACCAGCTCTTCACCATGCACGGCACGATGATGATGTTCTTCTTCGCCACCCCGCTGTTCGCGGGCTTCGCCAACGTCATCATGCCGCTGCAGATCGGTGCCCCCGATGTGGCCTTCCCGCGGCTCAACGCGCTGAGCTTCTGGCTCTTCTTCTTCGGGGCCCTGATCGCCATCTCGGGGTTCCTGACCAGCGAGGGCGCCGCCAGTTTCGGGTGGACCGGCTATCCGCCGCTGTCCGACGACACCCGCTCGCCCGAGCAGGGCGGCGACCTGTGGACGGCGGGCCTCTTCTTGTCGGGCTTCGGCACCATCCTGGGCGCCGTCAACTTCCTCACCACGATCGTCGGCATGCGCGCTCCCGGCATGACGATGTTCCGGATGCCGATCTTCACGTGGAACGTCCTGTTCACCTCGATCCTGGTGCTCCTGGCCTTCCCGGTGCTGGCCGCCGCGCTCGCCGCGCTGTGGGCCGACCGCACCCTGAACACGCATGTCTTCGACCCCGCCAACGGGGGGCCGCTGCTGTGGCAGCACCTGTTCTGGTTCTTCGGGCATCCCGAGGTGTACATCGTCGCGCTGCCGTTCTTCGGCATCGTCACCGAGGTCATCCCCGTCTTCAGCCGCAAGCCGCTGTTCGGGTACCTCGGCATGGTCGGGGCCAGCATCCTCATCACCGGGCTGTCGATGACGGTGTGGGCGCACCACATGTTCGCGACCGGCAGGGTGCTGCTGCCGTTCTTCTCGTTCCTGTCCTTCCTGATCGCCGTGCCCACCGGCATCAAGTTCTTCAATTGGGTGGGCACCATGTGGCGCGGGCAGATCGTCCTGCAGGCGCCCATGCTGTGGGCGCTCGGGTTCCTGGTCACGTTCCTGTTCGGCGGCCTGACCGGGGTGATCCTGGCGTCGCCGCCGCTGGACTTCCATGTCCACGACTCCTACTTCGTGGTCGCCCACTTCCACTACGTGCTGTTCGGCACCGTGGTGTTCGCGATGTTCGCCGGGTTCTCGTTCTGGTGGCCCAAGATGACCGGCAAAATGCTGGACGAACGGCTCTCGAAGATCCATTTCTGGATGCTCTTCATCGGGTTCCACACCACGTTCCTCGTCCAGCACCTCCTCGGCGCCCAGGGCATGCCTCGGCGTTATTCGGACTACCCCGACGAGTTCAGCGCCCTCAACCTGGTGTCGTCCGCCGGCGCGGCACTCCTGGGCCTGTCGACGTTCCCGTTCCTGTGGAACGTCTGGCGCACCGCTCGCAAAGGCCAGGACGTACACGTGGACGACCCCTGGGGCTACGGCAACTCCCTGGAGTGGGCCACCTCCTGCCCGCCACCCCGCCACAACTTCGACTCGATTCCCCGCATCCGCTCCGAAAGGCCAGCCTTCGACCTGCACCATCCCCACATCGGCGCCCTGCAGGATCCGGAAGACCTCCGCGAGGTTCCGCGCAGGAGTGAGTGA
- a CDS encoding cation diffusion facilitator family transporter, which yields MTHVVRPHSHETADKVDSALESSAEGMRALWISLAGLGATAVVQAVVVALSGSVALLGDTLHNAADALTAVPLGVAFLLGRRPPTRRYTYGYGRAEDLAGVVIVLTIAASSIAAAYTAVDRLLHPQEVTGVAAVAGAGLVGFAGNELVARYRMRVGRRIGSAALVADGLHARTDGFTSLAVLAGAGGLALGWRWADPVVGLLITAAILTVLRQAAREVFRRLMDAVDPALVDRAEAALRATPGVLDIGRVRLRWIGHRLRAECEIVVDPGVSAVRAHAVAAEAEHALIHSVPHLTAALVHADPLPRDGLDHHAVLAGHGLDPAFQRGRDGDRGPRTAGWSACGARPGTG from the coding sequence ATGACGCACGTGGTGCGTCCGCATTCGCATGAGACGGCCGACAAGGTCGATTCGGCGCTGGAGTCCTCGGCCGAGGGGATGCGGGCGCTGTGGATCTCGCTGGCCGGGCTCGGCGCCACCGCGGTCGTCCAGGCGGTCGTCGTGGCGCTGTCCGGCTCGGTGGCGCTTCTGGGGGACACGTTGCACAACGCGGCCGACGCCCTCACCGCCGTTCCGCTGGGGGTCGCGTTCCTGCTCGGCCGCCGTCCGCCGACCCGCCGGTACACCTACGGGTACGGACGCGCCGAGGACCTCGCGGGGGTCGTGATCGTGCTGACGATCGCCGCGTCCTCGATCGCGGCCGCCTACACCGCCGTGGACCGGCTCCTGCACCCCCAGGAGGTCACCGGCGTGGCCGCCGTCGCGGGCGCAGGGCTGGTCGGCTTCGCGGGCAACGAACTGGTCGCGCGGTACCGGATGAGGGTCGGACGCAGGATCGGGTCGGCCGCCCTGGTCGCCGACGGCCTGCACGCCCGCACCGACGGCTTCACCTCGCTGGCCGTCCTGGCGGGCGCGGGGGGTCTGGCGCTCGGATGGCGATGGGCCGACCCCGTCGTCGGGCTGCTCATCACCGCCGCCATCCTGACGGTGCTGCGCCAGGCCGCCCGCGAGGTGTTCCGGCGGCTGATGGACGCCGTGGACCCGGCCCTGGTCGACCGCGCGGAGGCGGCGCTGCGCGCGACTCCCGGGGTCCTGGACATCGGCCGGGTCCGGTTGCGCTGGATCGGTCACCGGCTGCGCGCCGAGTGCGAGATCGTCGTCGATCCCGGCGTGTCGGCCGTCCGGGCGCACGCGGTGGCGGCCGAGGCCGAGCACGCCTTGATCCACTCCGTCCCGCATCTGACGGCGGCGCTCGTGCACGCCGACCCGCTCCCCCGCGACGGCCTGGACCACCACGCCGTGCTCGCCGGCCACGGCCTCGATCCTGCATTCCAGCGGGGACGCGATGGAGATCGCGGTCCAAGGACGGCCGGATGGTCGGCGTGCGGGGCTCGGCCGGGGACCGGGTGA
- a CDS encoding SDR family NAD(P)-dependent oxidoreductase — protein MTGTSEKTTSLAVVTGASSGIGRELAAEFARHGFEVVMAAEDEGVDEAARRVSDETGGVTEPVRVDLATSQGVEELYAAIRARGRPVDALAINAGVGVAGDFSRDTELADELRLVDLNVRSAVHLAKRVLRDMAGRGEGRVLFTSSVAATGPGPYQATYAASKAFLSSFSQALRHELRETGVTVTALLPGPTETKFFERAGLQDTRLGQMDKDDAAQVARQGFEALMAGKDHVVAGSFRNKVQAGASRVVSEPAKAKLHGKLTEPGSGSDSK, from the coding sequence ATGACCGGGACGTCCGAGAAGACGACATCGCTGGCCGTGGTGACCGGCGCCTCCAGCGGGATCGGCCGCGAGCTCGCGGCCGAGTTCGCCCGTCACGGCTTCGAGGTGGTGATGGCCGCCGAGGACGAGGGCGTGGACGAGGCGGCGCGCAGGGTCTCCGACGAGACCGGCGGCGTGACCGAGCCGGTCCGGGTCGATCTCGCGACCTCCCAGGGGGTGGAGGAGCTCTACGCCGCGATCCGGGCACGGGGGCGCCCCGTGGACGCCCTGGCGATCAACGCCGGTGTCGGCGTCGCGGGAGACTTCTCCCGCGACACGGAACTGGCGGACGAGCTGCGGCTGGTGGACTTGAACGTGCGGTCCGCCGTCCACCTGGCCAAGCGCGTGCTCCGGGACATGGCCGGACGAGGCGAGGGCCGGGTGCTGTTCACCTCGTCGGTGGCGGCGACCGGGCCGGGCCCCTACCAGGCGACCTACGCCGCGTCGAAGGCGTTCCTCTCGTCCTTCTCGCAAGCGTTGCGGCACGAACTGCGGGAGACCGGCGTCACCGTCACCGCGCTCCTTCCCGGCCCCACCGAAACCAAATTCTTCGAGCGGGCCGGCCTCCAGGACACCCGTCTGGGGCAGATGGACAAGGACGACGCGGCCCAGGTCGCCCGGCAGGGCTTCGAAGCGCTCATGGCCGGCAAGGACCACGTCGTCGCGGGTTCGTTCCGCAACAAGGTGCAGGCCGGCGCCTCCCGAGTCGTCTCCGAGCCCGCCAAGGCCAAGCTCCACGGCAAACTCACGGAACCGGGCTCGGGATCCGATTCGAAATGA
- a CDS encoding type 1 glutamine amidotransferase — translation MVIHHHLGDSGGFISDEFRRKGAEVTSHLFPHDGPLPSPQDADHVIILGAAASVNDEGPARIWIEQEQEWLRTADRMGVPILGICFGAQMLCAALGGEIVTAPRRELGWTMVEPVDSAVIPPGPWMQLHSDGCLPPPGARILARNDMGVQAFSLGPHLAVQFHPEFDKAHLHRWMEGGVREVFLREGQDPDALLSQTIAEEPEARARAGVLVATALAQARRSVIR, via the coding sequence ATGGTCATCCACCATCACCTCGGGGACTCGGGCGGATTCATCAGTGATGAGTTCCGCCGTAAAGGTGCGGAAGTCACGTCGCACCTGTTTCCCCATGATGGCCCGCTTCCGTCCCCGCAGGACGCCGACCATGTGATCATTCTCGGGGCCGCCGCGTCGGTCAACGACGAAGGTCCCGCCCGTATCTGGATCGAACAGGAACAAGAGTGGCTGAGGACGGCCGACCGGATGGGCGTGCCCATCCTCGGAATCTGCTTCGGGGCCCAGATGCTCTGCGCCGCCTTGGGGGGTGAGATCGTCACGGCCCCCCGCAGGGAACTGGGGTGGACCATGGTCGAACCGGTCGATTCCGCCGTAATTCCCCCGGGCCCCTGGATGCAGCTCCACTCGGACGGGTGCCTGCCTCCACCGGGGGCGAGGATTCTTGCCCGGAACGACATGGGAGTGCAGGCGTTCTCACTGGGGCCGCATCTCGCGGTCCAATTCCATCCCGAGTTCGACAAGGCACATCTTCACCGATGGATGGAGGGTGGCGTACGCGAGGTGTTCCTGCGGGAGGGGCAGGATCCGGACGCACTTCTCTCCCAGACGATAGCCGAGGAGCCCGAGGCCCGAGCACGTGCCGGCGTCCTGGTCGCCACCGCGCTGGCCCAGGCTCGGCGTTCCGTTATCCGCTGA